The following nucleotide sequence is from Gymnodinialimonas phycosphaerae.
TCATCCGCGCCTTGGTCAATCACCTTCAGCGTGTCATCAGGCGTCAGGCAGGCGGCGGTGACCTGCACGCCCCCCGTGCCCCAGCCATAGGGCATCGGCATCTCGCGGCTGGCGAAGGGCACCTGATAACCCGGCACCGCGACGCCTTTCAGGATCGCGCGGCGGATCATGCGCTTGGTCTGTTCGTCGAGGTAGGCGAAGTTGTAGGTTTGATCGGTCATTCCGCAGCCTCCTGATGCCGGCCTTCCATTGCCTCCGCCCGCAACCTGCGGATCAGTTCAAGCTCCGATTGGAAATCGACGTAATGGGGCAGTTTGATGTGCTCCAGAAAGCCCGAGGCCTGCACATTGTCCGCGTGATAGAGGACAAATTCCTCGTCCTGCGCCGGAGCGCCGACATTGTCCTCACCCAACTCCGCCCACCGCATCGCACGGTCGACCAACGCCATGGAGATCGCCTTGCGCTCGCAACGCCCGAAGGTCAGCCCATAGCCCCGAGTGAATTGTGGCGGCTCGGTCTTGGAGCCGGTGAACTGGTTCACGGTTTCGCATTCGGTGACCACGACCTCGCCGATTTCTATTGCGAACCCCAACTCGGGAATGTCCATTTCAACCGGCACTAAACCGATCCGCAACTCGCCCACGAAGGGATGGTTGCGCCCATAGCCACGTTGGGTGGAATAGGCCATCGACAGGACAAACCCTTCATCCCCCCGGCTAAGCGCCTGAAGCCGCAAAGGCCGGTCGGTCGGGAAATCCAACGGCTCGCGCGTCAGGTCGCGCGGCGTGTCGGTGCCTTCGGGTTCGCGTTGGATCAGATCCTCCTGCGTAAGGAAATCGGTGACGTGGGGCAGATCGGCCATGTCAGCCGGTGCTTCCGGTGCCTCGGGCGGCTCAAGTCCCTCAGCCGCTAGCGCGAAGTCGAGCAGTCGATGGGTGTAGTCGAATGTCGGCCCAAGCACCTGCCCGCCCGGCAGATCCTTGTACGTGGCCGAAATGCGCCGGTCGCAAGCCATCGCACCCGTGTCGATCGGCTCACTGGCCCCAAAGCGTGGCAGGGTTGTGCGATAGGCGCGGATCAGGAAGACCGCTTCGATCATGTCGCCGCGCGCTTGTTTTATCGCCAATGCGG
It contains:
- a CDS encoding carbon-phosphorus lyase complex subunit PhnI, with translation MYVAVKGGERAIDNAHAWLAEERRGDTGIAEMTIAQIREQLALAVDRVMAEGSLYDPDLAALAIKQARGDMIEAVFLIRAYRTTLPRFGASEPIDTGAMACDRRISATYKDLPGGQVLGPTFDYTHRLLDFALAAEGLEPPEAPEAPADMADLPHVTDFLTQEDLIQREPEGTDTPRDLTREPLDFPTDRPLRLQALSRGDEGFVLSMAYSTQRGYGRNHPFVGELRIGLVPVEMDIPELGFAIEIGEVVVTECETVNQFTGSKTEPPQFTRGYGLTFGRCERKAISMALVDRAMRWAELGEDNVGAPAQDEEFVLYHADNVQASGFLEHIKLPHYVDFQSELELIRRLRAEAMEGRHQEAAE